One window of Nicotiana tomentosiformis chromosome 11, ASM39032v3, whole genome shotgun sequence genomic DNA carries:
- the LOC138901068 gene encoding uncharacterized protein, producing the protein MGIVEVSRVSFTTFQLSGAAYQGWQIYEEGRPADATLLTLDQFSEMFLKGFVPQTLRDAWRTEFEWLCQGTMTVSEYAIRFGELARHAPILVPTIRERVHRFIEGLDYDIKICMARELQTDAPFQQVVEIARKIEGVLGEKRESKEAKKFRRSGGSMDFPI; encoded by the coding sequence gtggaagtgagcagagtttcctttactacatttcaactgtcaggcgcagcgtatcaggggtggcaaatctatgaagaaggtagaccagccgatgccacactaCTAACTTTGgatcaattttcggaaatgttcttgaaagggtttgttccccagactctcagagatgcgtggcgcaccgAGTTTGAATGGTtatgtcagggcactatgacagtgtcagaatatgctatcaggttcggtgagttagcccgtcatgcacctatcttagttcctacaattaGAGAACGGGTCCacagattcatcgaggggctcgattatgatattaaaatatgcatggctcgagagttgcaaactgatgctccatttcaacaagtagtggagattgcaaggaagattgagggtgttttaggtgagAAAAGGGAGTCTAAAGAGGCCAAAAAGTTTCGAAGATCTGGGGGTTCAATGGATTTTCCTATTTAG
- the LOC138901069 gene encoding uncharacterized protein, with protein MGYYFYHPSDYKVFVARGATFLEREFLLEGNYSGEIELDEVQETNESRQDQDHEIQVEEPLLDFSKFTRKLPSSTVEVQELNVVQEQVNKPVPNQIEQQPNPVQGEQVVQAPLRRSTRERHVLTRLNLMVQDVVSNEFDHNDDDPKTYEEAIQSCKWVFKKNIGVDGKVETYKARLVAKDYR; from the exons ATGGGATATTATTTTTATCACCCTTCTGACTATAAAGTGTTTGTGGCTAGAGGAGCAACCTTTTTGGAAAGGGAATTTCTTTTGGAAGGAAATTATAGTGGAGAAATAGAACTTGATGAAGTTCAAGAAACTAATGAATCAAGACAAGATCAAGATCATGAGATACAAGTTGAAGAACCTTTATTGGATTTTTCGAAGTTTACAAGGAAGTTGCCATCTTCAACGGTTGAAGTTCAAGAACTAAATGTAGTTCAAGAACAGGTTAATAAACCagttccaaaccaaattgaacaacaaccaaatccagtacaaggtgaacaagttgtacaagcacctcttagaaggtctacacgagaaCGTCATGTACTAACTAGATTAAATCTAATGGTACAAGATGTTGTATCAAATGAGTttgatcataatgatgatgaccctaagacctatgaagaggctatacaaa gttgtaaatgggtttttaagaaaaatattggAGTAGACGGAAAGGTAGAGACCTACaaagcccgtcttgttgccaaggaTTATCGTTAG
- the LOC138901070 gene encoding uncharacterized protein, with amino-acid sequence MSIISLREILETNKLVRPNFDDWHRNLRIFLMHEKLIDVIDNPAKIIPPENDVQGTKVYHKHLEECLAIKRIILSSMSSELQRKYQNMDPTIIIEYVKKMVDTQLDIENSLVGPLVNHMIAFIEEYEKLGYKIGKDISEDLIL; translated from the coding sequence ATGTCTATTATATCACTGCGTGAAATACTTGAGACCAACAAGTTGGTAAGACCAAACTTTGATGACTGGCATAGAAATTTGAGAATTTTTCTCATGCATGAAAAGCTCATTGATGTGATTGATAATCCTGCAAAGATAATCCCACCAGAGAATGATGTTCAAGGCACCAAGGTTTATCATAAACACTTGGAAGAATGCCTTGCTATTAAACGTATCATTCTCTCTTCTATGAGTTCTGAACTCCAGAGAAAATATCAGAATATGGATCCAACAATAATCATTGAATATGTTAAGAAGATGGTTGATACACAGTTGGACATTGAAAACTCTCTAGTTGGACCCCTTGTCAATCATATGATTGCTTTTATAGAAGAATATGAGAAGTTGGGGTACAAAATTGGAAAAGATATTTCTGAAGATTTGATCTTGTAG